A region from the Triticum urartu cultivar G1812 chromosome 1, Tu2.1, whole genome shotgun sequence genome encodes:
- the LOC125528576 gene encoding MACPF domain-containing protein NSL1-like, translating into MMMDLGAARATPPSAQEAAEAAVRAVGCGYDLADDLRLFRAKNRLLDLGGGGGERDLCLPGGAVVAGVPPGVVADKGERARFRSDVLSFTQMAEHVNQSLSLTGKIPSGPFNAMFDYRGCWHRDAAATRSLCFDARLVELYAVEAPRGARLALRDHVARDVPTSWDPPALAAFIDTHGTHVVVGVRMGGKDVVCVKQLRGSALEPRDVQARLKKLADATFSQSLDRRQSSAGAKSRGSSSRRPPGPGSAAWRAFRSPVIHNKDDVVGIHVRRGGVDDGQGHDEWLTTVAASPDVISMAFVPITSLLTGVPGRGFLNHAVNLYLRYKPPIEELEQFLEFQVPRQWAPEFGELPLALGPQRKKKKDSLPSLQFTLMGPKLRVNTAKVDSGGRPVTGIRLFLEGKKNSRLGVHLQHLSATPRAVPIVVGEAVTTAVGDAVNERAYFEPVRSSLLTHACTAPVQHNGARIDDCAAVVTAAWLEVREACLKKVLFLRLGFSGVARTKIRRSEWDGPLATTRKSGSLSAMLSAALSGTAAVPPQGEPMEGKVEVNSAVFPKGPPVPLPVQKMAKYIDTTEVTRGPDDLPGYWVVTGAKLCVEGGKVALKAKYSLLISAPEDDEV; encoded by the exons ATGATGATGGACCTGGGCGCCGCGCGCGCGACGCCGCCGTCGGCGCAGGAGGCGGCCGAGGCCGCCGTGCGCGCGGTCGGCTGCGGCTACGACCTCGCCGACGACCTCCGCCTCTTCCGCGCCAAGAACCGCCTGCTcgacctcggcggcggcggcggcgagcgggaCCTGTGCCTGCCGGGCGGGGCCGTGGTGGCCGGCGTGCCACCGGGGGTCGTCGCCGACAAGGGCGAGCGCGCGCGGTTCCGCTCCGACGTGCTCTCCTTCACGCAGATGGCGGAGCACGTCAACCAGTCGCTGTCGCTCACGGGCAAGATCCCCTCGGGCCCCTTCAACGCCATGTTCGACTACCGCGGCTGCTGGCACCGGGACGCCGCCGCCACGCGCAGCCTCTGCTTCGACGCCCGCCTCGTCGAGCTCTACGCCGTCGAGGCCCCCCGCGGCGCGCGCCTCGCCCTCCGCGACCACGTCGCCCGCGACGTCCCGACCTCCTGGGACCCCCCGGCGCTCGCCGCCTTCATCGACACGCACGGCACCCACGTCGTCGTCGGCGTCAGGATGGGGGGCAAGGACGTCGTCTGCGTCAAGCAGCTCAGGGGCTCCGCCCTCGAGCCGCGGGACGTGCAGGCCCGCCTCAAGAAGCTCGCCGACGCCACCTTCTCCCAGTCCCTGGACCGACGGCAGAGCTCCGCCGGCGCCAAGAGCCGTGGGTCGTCGTCGCGGAGACCTCCCGGCCCCGGCTCCGCTGCCTGGCGCGCCTTCAGGTCGCCGGTCATCCACAACAAGGACGACGTCGTCGGCATCCATGTCAGGCGAGGGGGCGTCGACGACGGGCAGGGCCACGACGAGTGGCTCACCAccgtcgccgcctcgccggacGTCATATCCATGGCCTTCGTGCCCATCACCTCCCTGCTCACCGGCGTCCCCGGCCGCGGCTTCCTCAACCACGCCGTCAATCTCTACCTCAGAT ACAAGCCGCCGATAGAGGAGCTGGAGCAGTTCCTGGAGTTCCAGGTGCCGCGGCAGTGGGCGCCGGAGTTCGGCGAGCTCCCGCTGGCCCTCGGCCcgcagaggaagaagaagaaggacagCCTGCCGTCGCTCCAGTTCACGCTCATGGGGCCCAAGCTCCGGGTCAACACGGCCAAGGTGGACTCCGGGGGCCGGCCGGTGACGGGCATCCGGCTGTTCCTGGAGGGCAAGAAGAACAGCCGGCTGGGCGTGCACCTGCAGCACCTGTCGGCGACGCCGCGCGCGGTCCCCATCGTCGTCGGCGAGGCGGTCACCACCGCCGTCGGGGACGCCGTGAACGAGCGCGCCTACTTCGAGCCCGTGAGGTCGTCGCTGCTGACGCACGCGTGCACGGCGCCGGTGCAGCACAACGGCGCGCGCATCGACGACTGCGCGGCCGTGGTGACCGCGGCCTGGCTCGAGGTGCGCGAGGCATGCCTGAAGAAGGTGCTCTTCCTACGTCTCGGCTTCTCCGGCGTGGCGCGGACCAAGATACGGCGGTCGGAGTGGGACGGCCCGCTCGCCACGACCCGCAAGTCGGGCTCGCTGTCGGCGATGCTCAGCGCGGCGCTGTCCGGCACCGCCGCCGTGCCGCCGCAGGGGGAGCCGATGGAGGGGAAGGTGGAGGTGAACTCGGCCGTGTTCCCCAAGGGCCCGCCGGTGCCGCTGCCCGTGCAGAAGATGGCAAAGTACATCGACACGACGGAGGTGACGAGGGGCCCCGACGACCTGCCGGGGTACTGGGTGGTCACCGGCGCCAAGCTCTGCGTGGAAGGCGGCAAGGTGGCGCTCAAGGCCAAGTACTCGCTGCTCATCTCGGCGCCAGAGGACGACGAGGTTTGA
- the LOC125528588 gene encoding uncharacterized protein LOC125528588 → MDPPAEMDTGELDALLRAAADFASYPGTHGEDTVRQFLEQFPLPKLLGVLQSQADVPETVETVAACLDKVFSSRYGASLLPSYGEFIQAGLLTNSNSIRQLACKAVVHLLDKAGDIAVAVDTFVQHNLYPLLINCLIEGDEEISAIVLDAIKRLAEIPTGTDIIFPPDGQGLQLNKVAAQSSSMARIRILSLIAKLFGASSCTATAIRDSNLLSLFEDEIKDRKDMLKTLSALEVLYELAEHPHSNMFLLKTSLLQHITDVINDPSADSIVRSRASLISGRLLSSADAFMTIEKSCATNLLLAIDKILRTEESQNTDEIESALETLGLIGTTTQGACLLLSDPPKIARHVVEMSFDRQGRGKQLAALHAFGSICGVDRQEDQMKLDDHQAEECLKRLVYSAASNSPKLTPSALLLSILQQDPDVRIAGYRVLSGLVVREWCLREVCSKPEIIGIVTDPKMETTKLGMEARYACCVAINKALSSSHLLHEPSLSELIGKLNEAVRRGPYLSEKRQRVEAQPVVGTMERF, encoded by the exons ATGGATCCCCCGGCGGAGATGGATACCGGCGAGCTGGACGCGCTGCTCCGTGCGGCGGCCGACTTCGCCTCCTACCCAG GGACGCATGGTGAGGACACAGTGAGGCAGTTCCTGGAACAATTCCCTCTGCCTAAGCTGCTAGG TGTATTGCAGAGCCAGGCAGACGTACCTGAGACGGTTGAAACTGTTGCAGCATGCTtggacaaagtattttcatccagATATGGAGCATCGCTTCTGCCAAGCTATGGT GAATTTATTCAAGCTGGGTTGCTCACAAACTCAAATAGTATCAGACAATTGGCCTGCAAAGCG GTGGTTCATCTTCTTGACAAGGCTGGAGATATTGCTGTTGCCGTGGACACATTTGTACAGCACAATCTGTACCCTCTTCTGATCAACTGCTTGATTGAGGG AGACGAAGAGATCTCAGCAATTGTTTTGGATGCCATAAAGCGTCTAGCAGAAATTCCTACAGGGACC GATATCATATTTCCACCAGATGGTCAAGGATTGCAACTCAACAAAGTGGCAGCCCAGTCATCCTCAATG GCACGGATTCGCATTCTATCTTTGATAGCTAAGCTCTTTGGTGCATCAAGTTGTACTGCTACTGCAATTCGTGACTCAAACCTTCTCAGCTTATTTGAGGACGAGATAAAAGATAGAAAAGATATGCTTAAAACCCTGAGTGCATTAGAGGTCCTCTATGAG CTTGCGGAGCACCCTCACAGCAATATGTTCTTGTTAAAGACCAGTTTGCTTCAACACATAACTGATGTGATCAA CGATCCCTCAGCTGATTCTATTGTACGGTCAAGGGCATCATTGATCAGTGGGAGGCTTCTTTCTTCAGCTGATGCTTTTATGACTATAGAAAAATCTT GTGCTACGAATCTGCTCTTGGCCATAGACAAAATATTGAGGACGGAGGAAAGTCAAAATACTGATGAAATTGAGAGCGCGTTGGAGACCTTAGGACTAATTGGTACAA CAACTCAAGGAGCATGCTTGTTGCTCTCTGATCCACCAAAAATTGCTAGACATGTGGTTGAAATGTCCTTTGATAGGCAGGGCAGAGGTAAACAGCTG GCCGCTTTACATGCCTTTGGAAGCATATGTGGTGTTGATCGACAAGAGGACCAGATGAAACTGGATGATCATCAAGCAGAAGAGTGCCTGAAGCGCTTAGTCTACAGTGCCGCATCAAACAGTCCAAAATTAACTCCTTCA GCTCTTCTTCTATCAATTCTACAACAAGATCCAGACGTTCGGATTGCT GGTTATAGAGTACTGTCAGGACTGGTTGTCCGAGAATGGTGCCTAAGGGAAGTTTGCTCAAAGCCAGAGATAATCGGAATTGTTACAGATCCAAAAATGGAGACAACAAAACTTG GCATGGAGGCACGGTACGCTTGCTGCGTGGCAATCAACAAGGCCTTGTCATCGTCGCACCTTCTTCATGAACCGAGCCTTTCTGAACTCATTGGAAAG CTGAATGAGGCGGTCAGAAGGGGTCCCTATCTTTCCGAGAAGAGGCAGCGTGTGGAGGCACAGCCGGTGGTCGGTACCATGGAGAGGTTTTAA